Genomic window (Gadus macrocephalus chromosome 13, ASM3116895v1):
ACCCTTAAGAGTCCTGCCCCTTACCTTAGCGTGCTCCGCCCCACCCTCACTCTGTCCCTTAACCCTTAAGAGTCCTGCCCCTTACCTTAGCGTcctccgcccctccctcacTATGTCCCTTAACCCTTAAGAGTCCTGCCCCTTACCTTAGCGTGCTCCGCCCCACCCTCACTCTGTCCCTTAACCCTTAAGAGTCCTGCCCCTTACCTTAGCGTcctccgcccctccctcactctgtccctTAACCCTTAAGAGTCCTGCCCCTTACCTTAGCGTGCTCCGCCCCACCCTCACTCTGTCCCTTAACCCTTAAGAGTCCTGCCCCTTACCTTAGCGTcctccgcccctccctcacTATGTCCCTTAACCCTTAAGAGTCCTGCCCCTTACCTTAGCGTcctccgcccctccctcacTATGTCCCTTAACCCTTATGAGTCCCACTCCTGCCCCTTACCTTAGcgtcctccacccctccctcactaTGTCCCTTAACCCTTAAGAGTCCTGCCCCTTACCTTAGCGTcctccgcccctccctcacTATGTCCCTTAACCCTTAAGAGTCCTGCCCCTTACCTTAGCGTcctccgcccctccctcactatgtcccttaacccttaagagtcctgccccttaccttagcgccctccgcccccccccctcactctgtcCCTTAACCCTTAAGAGTCCTGCCCCTTACCTTAGCGTcctccgcccctccctcactctgtccctTCACCCTCGCCGTACAGCACctggcggcggtggaggagcGGAAGATCAAGTCCCTGGTGGCGCTGCTGGTGGAGACCCAGATGAAGAAGCTGGAGATCAAGCTGAGGCACTTTGAGGAGCTGGAGACCATCATGGACCGCGAGCGAGAGGCGGTGAGCAGGGCTCTGGGAGGGGtccgagggggcggggggggtgagCAGGGCTCTGGGAGGGGGTCCGAGGGGGGGCCGTGAGAAGGGCGTTCTGGGAGGGGGTTACTGGGTGCTGTGTCCTTATTGGTAACTGGTGTTACTGGGTGCTGTGTCCTCACCTGTTACTGGTTTTACAGGTGTTACTGGTGTTACTGGGTGCTGCTTCCTCACGTGTTAGTGGTGCTACTGGGGCCATGTCCTCACCCTCTGCTGTGTGGTTCTGGGGGGTCCGGCTGGAGAACCAGCGGTCAGTTGTGTGGTGTCACTGGTGTTACTGGTGTTACTGGTCCTCACCCTCTGCTGTGTGGTTCTGGTTCCAGCTGGAGTACCAGCGGCAGCAGCTGCTGGCCGACCGCCAGTCCTTCCACATGGAGCAGCTGAAGTACGCCGAGATGAGGGCCCGCCAGCAGCACTTCCAGCAGATCCagcaggccgccgccgccgccgccggcgggccccccggccccgccgcCAGCGGCCAGCCCGCCCCGGGGACCCCCACGCCGGCCtccgcccccagccccgccccccccaccgcctccgTCCCGGTGGGGGAGAGCCAGCCCCCCGTGGGCCCCCAGGcctcccccccggggccccaggGCCCGGCCGGCCCCGCCCAGTCCAACTCCAACCCCACTCCAGTCCCCCATGGTGGGTACGGGACGGCCCAGTCCAGCGCACTGCACCGCATCCTCACTATACCAGTGTTACCAGTATAATGTACATGTTATCATCACTATACCAGTCTAATGTTATTATCACTATAAAAGTGTTACCAGTATAATGTACATGTTATCAACACTATACCAGTGTTACCAGTATAATGTACATGTTATTATCACTATACCAGTGTAACCAGTATAATGTACATGTTATTATCACTATACCAGTCTAATGTTATCATCACTATACCAGTCTAATGTTATTATCACTATACCAGTCTAATGTTATCATCACTATACCAGTGTAACCAGTATAATGTACATGTTATCATCACTATACCAGTGTAACCAGTATAATGTACATGTTATCATCACTATACCAGTCTAATGTTATCATCACTATACCAGTCTAACCCCAACATGTTACCATCACTACAGTGGCAATCTGTAACATAACAGTTCGATCTACCTACACGTTATCAGCACTAGTAGGTTTTTTTCTAAcatgttctccccccccccccccccccccccccagagccagcAACCCCCCTGGCCGGGGACACGGTGCCAACCCCTGCGCCAGTGCCCCCCCCGCAGGAGACGGAGGACTGGCGAGCCAATGACTGACCACTCCAGCCTGCATCGTCTCGTCAGCAAACCAAACTGACCAAGAAAAGTAATTTAGACATTTCCCAGCCTTTCTTTGACAGGACAATTGAAGCGACGAAAGCTTTTGTTTTGCGGGCGCATCCCTCCTACTTGAACTACCTGTTGAGAGCGAACCCCTTCGATTGAGTATTGACATGAAGATGCCAATgaagaacatttatttttttctagacaaacggaagaaaaaaaaaacatgtcccTGTATGCACCataaggaaaagaaaaaacattcaaAACGCGGTCAACCAGGAAACCACACGAAAgatcctccttttttttttttaagtattttaACCAGCTGTACGTTCATGACCTTCAAGACTCCCCAGCCTGTGAAGTGGTGTTTCCCCGCTCTGTCCAGTACTCACCGTCCCAGTCGGTCAATGAAGGGAAAAAAATTGCACTTTTGAGAGTATGTTTCCTCTGGCCTGTTAGAACATGGCGCGTTATTGGGGTCATAACATGAGCACTTAGTGTCCCCTCGTTGTCCGTTTTATTCATTTTCAGAGGTCGTTTTGAAAGCTAATTTGGACATTCAGTATAACTAATGAACCTGAGGGCCTCCTAGGGCTTCCTCAGCATTGGCCTCTCAGCAAGGGCCCCTCCACATGGGCCCCTCAGACGGGGCACCCAAGAAGGGGTCTCAGCAGGGGGCCCACAGGAGCGACACGAGGGAACAGTTTGGTCCTATCATTAGTTTGGAACCATCGTAGTTTCTTGAAAGACAAAGTGCGATAAATTAGACTCTCTGTTACAATACCGTTACAATTTGTGCTCGGAAAACAAACATCACGTCCTTAAGTTGGATGGTGGAAATGGAAAGTTGGAAAATATATATCGATGACGTGAGatagaccttttttttttttattattgtgattTTATTTTGGCGTCCTTTTGTAGCAAGGTCCGTCCTAGGTGTCTCCATCTGCGGTGAGCAGTGTGATGTTCCTTATGTTCTGGTTCAGGAGGTCGGAGGAGTGACTAGCCACAGAGTTCACTTCTCTAAATGgtccaaaaaaaaagaatcaacaaATCTATTGACATACTTTTTTTCAGGATTTGGGTCAGTGGTTTGGTCGCTGAACCgaaatctttttttaatgatGACTTTAATCTCCATTTCTCTGTGCATCATGTTGTAGTTTACATGCTTGGGGAAACAAGTTGATTTGAAGTGTGCGGAATTTGGTGTTACAGACTGAAGGAAGGGTGACGCTGTGAACTGAGGGATATCGCACCTTAAACAGCTCGATGGAGACCGCCGTCCGTACTATGACAACAGAATCCTCACTTTTTATccaatttttatatttttattgttgGTTTTCCATTTCGTTTTTTTGATGTCTACATTACGAGCGTGTATTAATATTATCTTTGTAGCCTATATCTACTCTTTCCAGTATCATGTGTGTTGGACGTCTGCGCGTGTGTTTCTGAATGCATGCCCTGGAGAATCCCTTATCAAGTACTTTCAGTTTACTTCTCAGTGCAGACATTTGTTTATCGGTGGACAAAGGATGAAGAATAACTTGAATGTtgtccaaaacaaacaaacatcacccacacacatacacacctcctCTGCATACGACATCATTGACCTATAATCAGATACCTAACAGCATGTCCGCTAGCCAGTGTTAGAGAACTCGTCGGAGGCATCGATGGACTTCTTGTCTGTGTTATTACTACAGTGTGTGCATTTTGTGATATAAAATAAGTGCGTGTCCGTTCAGTTTCTGTATGTTTTTCACACTGCTTGAGAGGAGCANNNNNNNNNNNNNNNNNNNNNNNNNNNNNNNNNNNNNNNNNNNNNNNNNNNNNNNNNNNNNNNNNNNNNNNNNNNNNNNNNNNNNNNNNNNNNNNNNNNNCCTTTCTCCTCACTGCAGGACTGTTGTTTCCCCCAGGGGCACCAGCTCCCGGACTGTGTCTCTATAGTCCTGGtaatcctctctctgtcccctgacAGGCTGGCCTCATGTAGCGGTCGCTGTGATAATGGAACTGTCTCTCTATAGTCAGGTCATCTCGTCTCTCTGTTCCATACACTGTGGTTATAGAACTGTGTCTCTAGTCGGGtcatcttgtctctctgtccccagacACTGTGGTTATAGAACAGTGTCTCTAGTCGGGtcatcttgtctctctgtccccagacACTGTGGTTATAGAACTGTGTCTCTATTGTCAGGTCATCTCGTCTCTCTGTCCCATACACTGTGATAATGGAACTGTCTCTCTATAGTCAGGTCATCTCGTCTCTCTGTCCCATACACTGTGGTTATAGAACTGTGTCTCTAGTCGGGtcatcttgtctctctgtccccagacACTGTGGTTATAGAACAGTGTCTCTAGTTGGGtcatcttgtctctctgtccccagacACTGTGGTTATAGAACTGTGTCTCTTTagtcgggtcatcttgcctctcTGTCCCCAGACACTGTGGTTATAGAACTGTCTCTCTATAGTCAGGtcatcttgtctctctgtccccagacATTGTGGTTATAGAACTGTGTCTCTATTGTCAGGTCATCTCGTCTCTCTGTCCCATACACTGTGGTTATAGAACTGTCTCTCTATAGTCAGGTCATCTCGTCTCTCTGTCCCATACACTGTGGTTATAGAACTGTCTCTCTATAGTCAGGTCATCTCGTCTCTCTGTCCCATACACTTTGGTTATAGAACTGTGTCTCTTTAGGTCTGGTCATCTCGTCTCTCTGTCCCATACACTGTGGTTATAGAACTGTGTCTCTAGTCGGGtcatcttgtctctctgtccccagacACTGTGGTTATAGAACTGTCTCTCTATAGTCGGGtcatcttgtctctctgtccccagacACTGTGGTTATAGAACAGTGTCTCTAGTCGGGtcatcttgtctctctgtccccagacACTGTGGTTATAGAACTGTGTCTCTTTAGTCGGGtcatcttgtctctctgtccccagacATTGTGGTTATAGAACTGTGTCTCTTTAGTCGGGtcatcttgtctctctgtccccagacACTGTGGTTATAGAACTGTCTCTCTATAGTCGGGtcatcttgtctctctgtccccagacACTGTGGTTATAGAACTGTCTCTCTTTAGTCGGGtcatcttgtctctctgtccccagacACTGTGGTTATAGAACTGTCTCTCTTTAGTCGGGtcatcttgtctctctgtccccagacACTGTGGTTATAGAACTGTGTCTCTTTAGTCGGGtcatcttgtctctctgtccccagacACTGTGGTTATAGAACTGTGTCTCTTTAGTCGGGTCATCTCGCCTCTCTGTCCCCAGACACTGTGGTTATAGAACTGTCTCTCTATAGTCGGGtcatcttgtctctctgtccccagacACTGTGGTTATAGAACTGTCTCTCTATAGTCGGGtcatcttgtctctctgtccccagacACTGTGGTTATAGAACTGTCTCTCTATAGTCGGGtcatcttgtctctctgtccccagacACTGTGGTTATAGAACTGTGTCTCTTTagtcgggtcatcttgcctctcTGTCCCCAGACACTGTGGTTATAGAACTGTGTCTCTTTagtcgggtcatcttgcctctcTGTCCCCAGACACTGTGGTTATAGAACTGTCTCTCTATAGTCGGGtcatcttgtctctctgtccccagacACTGTGGTTATAGAACTGTGTCTCTTTagtcgggtcatcttgcctctcTGTCCCCAGACACTGTGGTTATAGAACTGTGTCTCTTTagtcgggtcatcttgcctctcTGTCCCCAGACACTGTGGTTATAGAACTGTCTCTCTTTagtcgggtcatcttgcctctcTGTCCCCAGACACTGTGGTTATAGAACTGTCTCTCTATAGTCGGGtcatcttgtctctctgtccccagacACTGTGGTTATAGAACTGTCTCTCTTTagtcgggtcatcttgcctctcTGTCCCCAGACACTGTGGTTATAGAACTGTGTCTCTTTAGTCGGGTCATCTCGCCTCTCTGTCCCCAGATGCGTTGGCCACCTGCAGCGGTCGCTGTGGTTACGGGACGGACAGCGGCTACCCCTGCCAGTGCAACACGTCGTGTGAGCGTTTCGGCGACTGCTGCTCCGACTACGCAGCCCTCTGCAAAGGTGACTGAAGCCGGCCGCCTCCCGTTAAGACTCCCACACGACTGCTGTGATCAGGGGAGCGGTTCGGGTCCGCTCGTGAGTCAGAGAGATCCAccaacgcctcctcctcctcctcctcctcctcctcctcctcctcctcctcctgtttggCCCCCAGACGCTGCCACCTCCTGTATGGGCCGCTGCAACGAGGCGTTCGACTCCCAGAACAAGTGCCACTGCAACTCCAAGTGCAGCCAGCACGGCAACTGCTGCAGCGACTACAGCAGCCTCTGCGGCGGTGAGACCAAAgacctcctctgctctccttctctcctcctctccttctctccttctctcctcctctccttctctcccctgtTCTGCTGCCCgcagcctctcctcctctccttctctccttatctcccttttctcctcctctccttatctcctcctctccttctctcccagtCCTGCTGCCCAAGGCCTCTCCTTGTCACCTcgtctccttgtctccttctcccctcctctcctcctctcctcctctccccgtcgTGCTGCTCGCAGCCTCTCCTTCTGGCCTCTGTTTGTTTTAAAGTGGCTTGTGGTCTGGTTCTCAGGGTCCTGGTAGATTGTGCGATGAGTCTTTCCACTGAACTGAAGGGTGGAGGAACCGATTAATCATTGAGAGACGGTTATACTTATGTCACAATCCGGCTCTGACTTCACCGTAACATTTATTCAGCGTTACACAACTTACACAACTGAAGGTTCACACTGAACCGGAGCTGTTTCCAATGATGTTTACCTACTATTTGTTATTGAGGATAGTTTGAGGGAAAAGGTCAACGACGGAATTATCTATCAATGATCTATGATCAAGagcttgatttccaggttaccCAAATATGGTCACATACAAGACAAGATTAGAATTTTCTTTCTCATTTCAGTATCCATGGCGACTCATTTTGCGAACCTAGCCTGCCATTCACCATACAAACCACCGGGTGTCACTGTTGTGTTTTGCGTCATAAATACTTGAATCTGTCTGGGCTCCTCCGGCATCATGTTATGAATGAACAGTATAATCATAGTAcaccatgtatgtgtgtgtgtgtgtgtgtgtgtgtgtgtgtgtgtgtgtgtgtgtgtgtgtgtgtgtgtgtgtgtgtgtgtgtgtgtgtgtgtgtgtgtgtgtgtgtgtgcgtgcgtccgtgtgtgtgtgtgtgtgtgtgtgcgcgtgtctttgtgcgtgtgcgtctatatgtgtgtgtgtgtgtgtgactgtctgtgtgtgtgtgtgtgtttgtgtgtgtgtgtgtgtgtgtgtgtgtgtgtgcgtgtctttgtgcgtgtgtgtgtgtgtgtgtgtgtgtgtgtgtgtgtgtgtgtgtgtgtgtgtgtgtgtgtgtgtgtgtgtgtgtgtgtgtgtgtgtgtgtgtgtgtgtgtgtgtgtgcgtgcgtgtgtgtgtgtgcgtgcgtgtgtgtgtgtgtgcgtgcgtgtgtgtgtgtgtgtgtgtgcgtgtgtacccaCAGGTGatgcaggtggaggtgggggcggtggCTCCGTCAGCGACAGTGAGATCAAAGCCATCTCAGAGGCTCTTTACAGCCTTGACTCCAACAAGGCCTCCACCTCAGAACTGGTCCTAGACCCTCAGGTCCTGGTGCCCGACTCCCAGACCAGCTCTCAGAGAGACCTCGCCCCTCTCCCGTGAGATCCATCAATCCAACTTTATAGATACAAACATCCATACATAAGTCATCCCTCACCACTCCAAGTGCTGAACACAGAACTGAAAGTAAAAGTTAATTAAAGGTGACAGATTATAGTAACAtggctaatcaaactcacacctggtggtataatatgccaCCTTTAAGAACAGGAGTTTGAATACAAAGATTGAATGAATATATCAAATAACATTATACAACTAAAACTAATTAGAAAGGTGGCCGTGCAGGCTTTCACATCTTGCCGTTCCTCATCGGACGCATGGCGTTGGTTCCCAGCCGCTCTCTATGTTAAACCTCTGAGTGTCCCAGGGTGAGGCATGGAGGGTCCTCAGCTCCCTGACGTgtgtctcctcgtctcctccagCTTGTTCCAATTCCTGGACGAGGAGGCCCTGTTCTCCAGGCCCACTTTCGCCGCCCTGGTGGCCCTCCTGGACAACTACCAGCGGATGACGGGCCAGGACGAGGACTTCAGCCCCCAGCAGCTGGCGGAGCAGGAGGCCTTCGTCAGGGAGACCATGTCCAAAACGGCGCTGGGCAGGAAGCTCTacgccttcctctcctccaacgGTACGGCTCTCAGCTCATCATTTGTTTGGTCATGGTTTGGTTTGGAATGAGTCCTTATGGTTCTGTTTGGATCGAGTCCTCATGGTTCGGTTTGTCCTAATGGTTTGGGTTGAGTCCTCAGGGTTTGGGTTGAGTCCTCATCGTTTGGATTGTGTCCTAATTGCCTCCCCCGTCAACACTGTGGGCTCTGTGTGTCTCCGCAGGATACTACGCCTCTGAGGAGGACTTCCTCCAGGACCTGAAGATGATGTGGTTCGGTCTCTACTCCAGGAACAACAATAAGAAGGATTCCAGCGGCTTTGAGCACATCTTTGCAGGTTCCTGAGGCACCACACAGACTACATGTCTATGAATGCCGGGTTATTTATTATCATCGGgtgcagtgttgccagattgggccctGAAATCggggcccaatctggcaacactcaTCGTGTGTTGACTTCATATCTGTGTCTTCAGGAGAGATCAAAGGAGGGAAGATCTCTGGTTTCCACAACTGGGTTCAGTTCTATCTTCTGGAGAAACAGGGCCTGCTGAACTACTACAGCCACAGCTTCGATGGACCGGTAGGCCTGATACCTCATCTTCACCCTCAGTTTATCGCCGTCCGTCACTCCAACGTCCTCACCTGAAGCCACGGCAGCTGTTTCAGTCAAATATATTGAATCCACGCCTTGAATGGAAAGATGGATTCATTGGTTTGATTTGATGAttcttctttcttcctttctatctattcttcctccttcctttctaccttccctcctccctccctcccttccttcctcccccccttccctcctccctccctccctccctctctctctccctccctccctccctccctccctcctccctcctccctaatcccaccctctccctcgtAGTGGACCTCTTATCCAGACATTTTGGGCATGCAGTTCCGATGGGACGGATACTTCAAGCAGGTGGGCTCGGCCATCATGGGCTGCAGCCCTGAGTTCGACTTTGCCATGTACAGCCTCTGCTACATCACCCGCCCTGGGAAGAGGTCAGCATCGCTtcatctacatttacatttacatttagggcatttatccaaagcgacttgcatcagtacatttgtcagaagaaagggatacaacaatatatcgctgtgtcggtacagtaaagcgGTTCATAGGACCAAGTGCCAAGCGCTAACAATAACTAGGTTAaccaacaaagatagctaggataagatgctacacgacgCTAAGTGCTGTTTTTAAGTACAatgacgtacaacatacaataagggtGTAAGAGGggagtgggggtgtggggggagtAAGGGGGTAGGCTATGCAAGGACTGGGTGAACTCTGGACGCTCGTGTGTAGCTTACCCCCTGTGTTCCCCCCGTTCCCAGGTGCTACCTGAGCCTGGGAGGCAAGCAGCTGATCATCCAGACGTACACCTGGGACAGCTCCTCCTACGGGGACGGAAAGAAGTACATCGGCTCCGCCTTCCCTGCCACGCCCTAGGAGATAGGATGCTGACCTATGGGAGCCCGAGAGCCGGCAACCTGCAGAGCACACATGTGTGACTTTGAATAAAACACCTGAACTAAGCTTCCCTCTTGGTGATGAGTGATCAAATCGAAAGGTGCATTTTGTTAATAAATTGATTCAACCAGTGAAACATGAATCGTAGCATTGTGGAGCATCTGCTTCAGTGTGGAGATGTTGTTGAGGAGAGCTGGAGAACACAATGCCTTCTAACGGCCGTGAGCGAGCTGCGCCTAATGGGCCCAACAAGAGCTTTACGCTCACAATGCAGACCTGGGACCAGCGGCCGGCCGCACAATCCCTTACTGTCTCCTCCACCGCTCAACACAAACCAAAGGCAGCGTTTTGCATATAAACCCCAGAAACAAAAGGACAGTAACTGATCCCATTCTGCTTGACCTGCTCCAAACAGAAGCAACTAAACCTTCTCTATCAGCTGTCCCTAAAGCCGCGTGTGCCATCCCAGCTGGGGAGAAGTTGtgttgtatgtctgtgtgtttacatatctgtatgggtgtgtgtggaaatatttatgtgtgtgtgtgtgtgtgtgtgtgtgtgtgtgtgtgtgtgtgtgtgtgtgtgtgtgtgtgtgtgtgtgtgtgtgtgtgtgtgtgtgtgtgtgtgcgtgcgtgtgtgtgtgtgtgtgtgtgtgtatgtgtgtgtgtgtgtaaatacattgacatatatttatatatctcgatatataaatattttgtgCGTAtattttgagtgtttgtgtggttttgtatgtatatatgtatgggtgtgtgtgtgtgtatgcatatatgtgtgtgtttgtgtatatatttatatatgtgtgtgtgtgtgtgtgtgtgtgtgtgtgtgtgtgtgtatgattatatgtgtgtgattgtgtgtgtttcaatttatttacatacttgtgtgtggtgtgtgtgtgtgtgcgtgtttgtagatatcttttttaatgtgtgtgtttgtttgtccgtgtgtgtttggatatttatatatatatgtatggatatatttatgtatgtgtgtgtgtatgcgtttagatatatttgtttgtatttgtttgtgcatgtgtgtgtgcgcgtagatatattaatatgtgtgtgtgtgtatgtgtgtgtgtgtgtagatatagtaaggagtgtgtgtgtgtctatgtttgtggagatatattaatatatatgtgtgtctgtgtacgtgtgtgcatgcgtgtgcgtgtgtggttgtgtgtgtgtctccagctgGGCAGGAGGTCCGGTCCACTCTGTCCCTCATCCGGGGTGACTAACAGGATAACTGCGGGGTCTGCCGACGGAACAGGGCTGCATGTGAGACGCCTGTTTAAAGAACGTCTTCCAGGGATGAATCTGATCAGGTCTATTGTCCGGCGGCGTCCATGCAGAGCAGGAACAGAGGAGTCACTTCATGAGCCTCTCTCAGCCGGTCCTCCGTCGAGGTCCCCCCGTACGGGTCAGCTCTCGCATTGAGTCCACAACAACGCCGCCCCCGGTGTCTCCGACACTCTTTGGTCGGAGCGTTTTAAATTTTATGAGCGGCTGACCCCAGAAATTAGAAAAGCAAACGCAGCCTTCTCgaacactccctcccgctc
Coding sequences:
- the endou gene encoding uridylate-specific endoribonuclease A, with the translated sequence MGRCNEAFDSQNKCHCNSKCSQHGNCCSDYSSLCGGDAGGGGGGGSVSDSEIKAISEALYSLDSNKASTSELVLDPQVLVPDSQTSSQRDLAPLPLFQFLDEEALFSRPTFAALVALLDNYQRMTGQDEDFSPQQLAEQEAFVRETMSKTALGRKLYAFLSSNGYYASEEDFLQDLKMMWFGLYSRNNNKKDSSGFEHIFAGEIKGGKISGFHNWVQFYLLEKQGLLNYYSHSFDGPWTSYPDILGMQFRWDGYFKQVGSAIMGCSPEFDFAMYSLCYITRPGKRCYLSLGGKQLIIQTYTWDSSSYGDGKKYIGSAFPATP